A genomic region of Porticoccaceae bacterium LTM1 contains the following coding sequences:
- the trpD gene encoding anthranilate phosphoribosyltransferase — translation MDIKTAINSLLNNIDLSREQMSAVMEQIMTGQCTDAQIGGFLVGLRAKGETVDEIAGAAQVMRKLAKPVKIDAEHLVDIVGTGGDSAGIFNVSTASTFVAAAAGATVAKHGNRSVSSKSGSADLLEAAGVNLNLTPEQVKHCIEEVGVGFMFAVNHHAAMKYAIGPRRELGVRTVFNLLGPLTNPASVPNLLLGVFSADWVRPVAEVMRELGASHVLVVHSADGLDEISIAAETMVAELKNGEISEYSLSPECFGFNKSRLEALKVADAIESLAMVKTALSNVDHPASQMVSLNAGAALYAAGVVSDLEAGVERARQVIQSGEALAKLSELAKVSSE, via the coding sequence ATGGATATAAAAACGGCGATCAATTCCTTGCTCAACAACATCGATCTCAGTAGAGAGCAGATGAGCGCAGTCATGGAGCAAATCATGACGGGTCAGTGCACTGACGCACAGATAGGTGGATTTTTAGTAGGGTTGCGAGCCAAAGGCGAAACCGTGGATGAAATAGCCGGTGCAGCGCAGGTAATGCGCAAACTCGCTAAGCCAGTGAAGATTGATGCAGAGCACCTGGTGGATATTGTAGGAACCGGTGGGGACAGTGCCGGCATCTTTAATGTTTCCACTGCCTCGACCTTTGTTGCCGCCGCGGCAGGGGCAACGGTAGCCAAGCATGGTAACCGCTCAGTCAGCAGCAAGTCCGGCAGTGCCGATTTGCTGGAGGCTGCCGGAGTGAATTTGAATCTCACCCCGGAGCAGGTAAAGCACTGTATAGAGGAGGTGGGTGTTGGCTTTATGTTTGCCGTAAACCACCACGCCGCCATGAAATACGCTATTGGTCCGCGCCGGGAGTTGGGGGTGCGCACGGTATTCAATTTATTGGGGCCGCTTACCAATCCCGCTTCAGTGCCTAACCTGTTGCTGGGGGTTTTCAGTGCAGACTGGGTGCGTCCGGTCGCCGAGGTAATGCGTGAGCTGGGGGCAAGCCATGTATTGGTCGTACACAGTGCAGATGGCCTCGATGAGATCAGCATTGCCGCTGAAACAATGGTTGCCGAATTGAAAAATGGGGAGATTAGTGAATACTCACTCTCCCCTGAGTGCTTTGGATTTAATAAGTCCCGGCTTGAGGCCCTGAAAGTGGCTGACGCAATAGAGAGCTTGGCAATGGTCAAAACCGCGCTCTCAAATGTCGATCACCCGGCATCACAAATGGTCAGCCTGAATGCAGGGGCAGCCCTGTATGCCGCGGGAGTAGTGAGTGATCTCGAGGCTGGCGTTGAGCGCGCCCGGCAGGTGATTCAGTCCGGTGAGGCACTGGCCAAGTTGAGTGAGCTGGCGAAAGTTTCCAGCGAGTAA
- a CDS encoding aminodeoxychorismate/anthranilate synthase component II: MLLMIDNYDSFTYNVVQYLAELQADVKVVRNDELTIEQIEKMAPERIVISPGPCTPNEAGVSVAAIKHFAGKIPLLGICLGHQSIGQAFGGEIVRAKQVMHGKTSPVHHNNSGVFSGLSNPFTVTRYHSLVIDQGSLPDCLEVTAWTENADGSIDEIMGVRHKELAIEGVQFHPESILTEHGHDLLRNFLNT, translated from the coding sequence ATGCTGCTAATGATCGATAACTACGACTCCTTCACCTACAACGTGGTGCAGTATCTGGCCGAGCTGCAGGCGGATGTGAAGGTGGTGCGTAACGACGAGCTGACTATTGAACAAATTGAGAAGATGGCGCCAGAGCGCATTGTTATCTCGCCGGGACCCTGTACTCCTAACGAAGCGGGAGTATCGGTGGCGGCTATCAAGCACTTTGCCGGCAAAATTCCGTTGTTGGGTATCTGCCTGGGACATCAAAGTATTGGTCAGGCGTTTGGCGGTGAAATTGTTCGTGCCAAACAGGTGATGCACGGCAAAACATCTCCGGTTCACCACAATAATAGTGGTGTTTTCAGTGGTCTGAGCAACCCGTTTACCGTCACTCGCTATCATTCGCTGGTGATCGATCAGGGTTCGCTGCCAGATTGCCTGGAGGTGACTGCCTGGACCGAGAATGCCGATGGCAGTATTGATGAGATAATGGGGGTGCGCCACAAGGAGTTGGCCATTGAAGGCGTCCAGTTTCACCCGGAGTCCATTCTCACCGAGCATGGCCACGACCTGTTAAGGAATTTTTTAAACACCTGA
- a CDS encoding ion transporter: MHGFVGFAQRLTGSSGFQALIISLIVLNGIAVGVETWDSVASAYHPWFVQLYHVVLLAFIAEAILKMVAQWPKPQNYFKSGWNCFDFAIILLSLAPDSGELAMVARLARLFRVLRLVSAFPELRLIVDTLLRSLPSMGHVGLLLCVLFYIYAVSGFYLFREIDPTHWRDLPIALLSLFRIVTLEDWTDIMYTAMAAKPWAWIYFVSFVVLGTFVMINLFIAVVLNNLDEAKAEKLRQLRTPPSHDEILNELRTTQDALARLHARLEASGVEAKTKSGDMPHAANDR; encoded by the coding sequence ATGCACGGTTTTGTCGGCTTTGCTCAGCGTTTGACTGGCTCGAGCGGTTTTCAGGCACTGATTATCAGTTTGATTGTTCTTAACGGCATCGCCGTTGGGGTTGAAACCTGGGATTCGGTGGCATCCGCCTACCATCCATGGTTTGTTCAGCTTTACCATGTAGTGTTGTTGGCCTTTATTGCTGAAGCGATATTAAAGATGGTGGCGCAGTGGCCAAAGCCACAGAATTACTTCAAAAGTGGATGGAACTGCTTTGATTTTGCAATCATCTTGCTGAGTTTGGCGCCGGATTCCGGTGAGCTGGCAATGGTCGCACGGCTGGCTAGACTGTTTCGTGTGCTGCGACTGGTGTCGGCCTTTCCGGAGTTGCGCCTGATCGTGGATACGCTGTTACGTTCATTGCCGAGTATGGGGCATGTCGGGTTGTTGCTCTGCGTTCTGTTTTACATCTACGCAGTAAGTGGCTTCTATCTGTTCCGGGAAATTGACCCTACTCACTGGCGAGATTTGCCGATTGCACTGTTGAGTCTGTTCCGTATTGTCACCCTGGAGGACTGGACGGACATCATGTACACGGCCATGGCCGCCAAGCCCTGGGCGTGGATCTATTTTGTCAGTTTTGTGGTGTTGGGTACCTTTGTGATGATCAATCTGTTTATCGCCGTGGTACTCAATAACCTGGACGAGGCCAAGGCAGAAAAACTGCGTCAGTTGCGCACGCCGCCGAGCCACGATGAAATACTTAATGAATTGCGCACCACTCAAGACGCGCTGGCAAGGCTCCACGCGCGCCTGGAAGCCAGCGGTGTTGAAGCGAAAACCAAGTCAGGGGACATGCCTCATGCTGCTAATGATCGATAA
- the trpE gene encoding anthranilate synthase component I: MTIPTFAELASQNYNRIPVVREVLADLETPLSSYLKLARGKYSYLFESVQGGERWGRYSIIGLPARTVLKVTGHQVTVERDGVVVESAEVADPLEYVAQFQQRYRAPDLDALPRFNGGLVGYFGYDCVRYVEPKLANSCPPDELGTPDIMLMVSDEVLVFDNLAGKLILIVHVDPAEAEAEGRANARLDQLEKQLLNPLPDLGTVSLGGEEACEQAFTSGFGEEAFKASVSKIKEYILAGDCMQVVPSQRLSADFHDEPLNLYRALRCLNPSPYMYFLDMGEFQIAGSSPEILARLEHGEVTVRPIAGTRRRGRTEEEDRHLEQEMLADPKEIAEHLMLIDLGRNDAGRVSQTGTVKVTEQMVVERYSHVMHITSNVTGQVKPELGALDVLKAALPAGTLSGAPKIRAMEIIDEVEPVKRGIYGGAVGYLSWSGNMDTAIAIRTAVIKEGRLHVQAGAGVVADSVPELEWKETMNKARAMMRAVAMVQGK, translated from the coding sequence ATGACGATTCCAACGTTTGCCGAGCTGGCCTCGCAAAACTACAACCGTATTCCCGTGGTTCGCGAAGTATTAGCGGATCTGGAGACTCCACTGTCCAGCTACCTGAAATTGGCTCGCGGTAAGTATTCATACCTGTTTGAGTCTGTTCAGGGGGGGGAGCGCTGGGGTCGTTACTCAATTATCGGCTTGCCGGCTCGCACTGTACTGAAAGTCACCGGCCATCAGGTCACAGTAGAGCGTGACGGTGTCGTGGTTGAAAGTGCCGAAGTGGCTGATCCACTTGAGTATGTTGCGCAATTTCAACAGCGCTATCGCGCCCCGGACCTCGATGCCTTGCCTCGGTTTAATGGTGGCCTGGTGGGTTATTTTGGTTACGACTGTGTTCGCTACGTAGAGCCAAAACTGGCCAATAGCTGTCCACCCGATGAGCTGGGCACGCCCGATATTATGTTGATGGTGTCGGACGAAGTGCTGGTGTTCGACAACCTGGCGGGCAAACTGATTTTAATTGTTCATGTAGACCCGGCAGAAGCCGAAGCAGAAGGGCGCGCCAATGCGAGGCTCGATCAGCTGGAGAAGCAGTTGCTTAACCCACTCCCCGATCTTGGCACAGTGTCTTTGGGTGGTGAAGAGGCCTGCGAACAGGCATTCACATCGGGCTTTGGCGAAGAGGCTTTCAAGGCGTCAGTGAGCAAAATCAAAGAGTACATTCTCGCTGGCGACTGTATGCAGGTGGTTCCGTCGCAACGACTGAGCGCGGATTTTCACGACGAGCCATTGAACCTCTATCGCGCCCTGCGCTGCCTCAATCCGTCACCGTACATGTACTTCCTTGATATGGGTGAATTTCAGATTGCCGGTTCTTCACCGGAAATTCTGGCGCGACTGGAGCACGGAGAAGTTACCGTGCGACCAATTGCGGGTACCCGTCGTCGAGGCCGTACGGAGGAGGAAGACAGGCACCTGGAACAGGAGATGCTGGCCGACCCGAAAGAGATTGCCGAGCACCTGATGTTGATTGACCTTGGTCGTAACGATGCTGGGCGGGTCTCCCAAACCGGTACCGTCAAAGTGACGGAGCAGATGGTGGTAGAGCGCTACTCCCATGTAATGCATATCACTTCTAATGTAACGGGCCAGGTTAAACCCGAGCTCGGAGCTCTGGATGTACTTAAAGCCGCCCTGCCTGCCGGTACCCTCAGTGGCGCACCCAAGATCCGAGCCATGGAAATTATCGACGAAGTGGAACCGGTGAAGCGTGGCATCTATGGTGGCGCAGTAGGATATCTGTCCTGGAGTGGCAATATGGATACCGCCATCGCCATTCGCACAGCAGTGATCAAGGAAGGGCGATTGCACGTTCAAGCAGGGGCTGGAGTTGTTGCCGATTCAGTGCCAGAACTGGAATGGAAGGAGACGATGAACAAAGCTCGCGCTATGATGCGCGCCGTTGCAATGGTGCAGGGTAAATAA
- the rpe gene encoding ribulose-phosphate 3-epimerase: MRDFKIAPSILSADFARLGEEVDAVLAAGADIVHFDVMDNHYVPNLTIGPMVCKALRNYGIEAPIDVHLMVEPVDDLIRMFADAGATYITFHPEASRHVDRSLQLARDLGCKSGLVLNPATSLEPVKYVLDKMDMLLLMSVNPGFGGQKFIPGTLDKLREARQLIDDSGYDIRLEIDGGVTADNIRAIAEAGADTFVAGSAIYGKGGAGQAAYAEAIGRLRAELAKAE; the protein is encoded by the coding sequence ATGCGAGACTTCAAGATTGCTCCATCCATCCTGTCTGCCGATTTTGCCCGTCTTGGCGAAGAAGTTGACGCAGTTCTTGCCGCTGGAGCCGATATTGTCCACTTTGATGTTATGGACAACCACTATGTGCCCAATCTGACCATCGGGCCGATGGTGTGCAAGGCTTTGCGCAACTATGGCATAGAGGCTCCAATTGATGTGCATTTGATGGTTGAGCCAGTAGATGACCTGATTCGCATGTTTGCCGATGCAGGTGCTACCTACATTACTTTCCACCCGGAGGCATCCCGCCATGTGGATCGTTCCCTGCAGTTGGCGCGTGATCTGGGCTGCAAGTCCGGCCTCGTTCTCAATCCGGCCACTTCTCTGGAGCCGGTTAAGTACGTTTTGGACAAGATGGATATGCTGCTGTTGATGTCGGTGAACCCTGGCTTTGGCGGGCAGAAGTTTATTCCAGGCACCCTCGACAAGCTGCGTGAGGCACGCCAGCTGATTGACGACAGTGGCTATGATATCCGCCTGGAAATTGATGGTGGTGTAACTGCAGATAATATTCGCGCTATTGCTGAAGCGGGAGCCGATACATTTGTCGCAGGTTCTGCCATTTACGGCAAAGGTGGTGCTGGCCAGGCCGCTTACGCCGAAGCTATTGGTCGTTTGCGTGCTGAGTTGGCCAAAGCCGAATAA
- the raiA gene encoding ribosome-associated translation inhibitor RaiA — protein MKLNLSGHHVEITDALREAAEQKFSGIKTRYPDLQDISLILTVERNEQSVEASTIYLGHTVAVNAGNGDMYTALASAASKLNAALGHRKGSCNAGRHRKPEPIPIELPEEEPVYTTAS, from the coding sequence ATGAAACTGAACCTGTCTGGACACCATGTTGAAATCACTGATGCCCTGAGAGAAGCCGCCGAGCAGAAGTTTTCCGGCATCAAAACCCGCTACCCCGACCTGCAAGACATTTCCCTTATTCTCACCGTAGAGCGCAACGAACAGAGTGTTGAAGCCAGTACCATCTATCTTGGCCACACCGTTGCAGTCAATGCCGGTAACGGTGATATGTATACCGCTCTCGCCAGTGCGGCCAGTAAACTTAATGCTGCACTTGGTCATCGCAAGGGTTCCTGCAACGCCGGTCGCCACAGAAAGCCCGAGCCGATACCGATTGAGCTGCCGGAAGAAGAGCCGGTTTACACCACAGCCTCCTGA
- a CDS encoding DUF418 domain-containing protein, giving the protein MQTERLVSLDTIRGIAVLGILFMNLFTIAVPYTAYSSPEWNNNATNFDYWVYAIQHLLFDGRFMTLFCLLFGAGLALFREKLESRDYPAKPVLYSRLRWLLLFGALHAVFIWFGDILFSYALAGLFIVASGLIHQPPKSLLKIGIGLFAAGYLLFALLWYLLPILPEDFLIEKMGSATNSPEFIAGDVSIWTGPYSEQLLNQASLFIESIMAMVFMGPIWAVIGMMLIGIVLYKLDIFRTGLKSHTQWLLLTGGLLLSGYDLWICWQNGFNSFRNTFSPWNFIAALMMALGYLSLIVKATNHCQGQENLFSRVGRMAFSFYIFQSISMILVFRWLAPELYGQLDRLSLIGIAVAMSVLQIFIAKYWLSHFQQGPLEALWRKLTWRGIQETVQPEQPST; this is encoded by the coding sequence ATGCAAACCGAGCGTTTAGTCAGCCTGGATACCATTCGCGGCATAGCCGTGCTTGGCATTCTGTTTATGAATCTGTTTACCATCGCAGTGCCCTACACTGCCTACAGCTCACCCGAGTGGAACAACAACGCCACCAACTTTGACTACTGGGTGTATGCCATTCAGCATCTGCTGTTTGACGGCCGCTTTATGACTTTGTTCTGCCTGTTGTTTGGTGCCGGACTCGCCCTGTTCCGGGAAAAGCTCGAATCCCGTGATTACCCCGCAAAACCGGTTTTATACAGTCGACTGCGCTGGCTGCTGTTGTTTGGTGCACTGCATGCGGTGTTTATCTGGTTTGGCGATATTCTGTTTTCTTACGCCCTGGCCGGACTTTTTATTGTTGCCAGTGGCCTGATTCACCAGCCACCTAAATCACTCCTGAAAATTGGCATTGGATTATTCGCTGCGGGTTACTTGCTGTTTGCCCTGCTCTGGTACCTGTTGCCAATATTACCGGAAGACTTTTTAATCGAAAAAATGGGTAGCGCCACTAATAGCCCCGAATTCATCGCAGGCGATGTCTCCATTTGGACCGGCCCATACAGCGAACAACTACTCAATCAGGCAAGTCTGTTTATTGAATCGATCATGGCAATGGTATTTATGGGGCCAATTTGGGCAGTAATAGGAATGATGTTGATCGGCATTGTACTTTACAAACTGGATATCTTTCGCACTGGGCTGAAGTCCCACACCCAATGGCTGTTGCTGACAGGGGGCCTACTGCTCAGTGGCTATGACTTATGGATATGCTGGCAAAACGGCTTCAATAGTTTTCGAAACACCTTTTCACCGTGGAATTTTATTGCCGCCCTGATGATGGCACTCGGCTACCTGTCACTGATCGTCAAAGCAACCAACCACTGCCAGGGACAAGAAAACCTGTTCAGCCGAGTTGGGCGAATGGCTTTCAGTTTTTATATTTTTCAGTCAATCAGCATGATATTGGTATTTCGCTGGTTGGCCCCCGAATTGTACGGACAGTTAGACCGTCTAAGCCTGATTGGCATTGCTGTAGCGATGAGTGTTTTACAGATATTTATAGCCAAATATTGGCTGTCACACTTCCAGCAAGGACCGCTTGAAGCGCTTTGGCGAAAATTAACCTGGAGAGGCATCCAGGAAACCGTTCAACCCGAGCAACCCTCAACTTAA